The DNA sequence CCACACCGAAACGCACCACACCGGCACGTACGACGCCACCGTCACGGTTCCCGCCGAGGGTGCCGCGGCGGACCGTGACACCTGGGTCACGACGGGCCGCGCGGCCCGCGAACTGGGTCTGAAGCGCACGGAGTTCGACCTCGCCGTGCAGCTCGGACGCATCCGCGCGGCCCCCGACGGGGGAGGAGGCCGGCGGGTGGAGCGAGCCGAGATCGAGCGGCTCCGCGCCGGACCGGGCTTCCCCGAATCGCTGCGCCGGAGCGTGCGGGCCCTGGGCACCACGGAGGGCGCGGCCCTCATGGAGGTGACGAAGACCCGGTTCACCCGCCTGGCGCGGCTGGGCCTGCTCGTGCCCGTGACGTTCTACCCGAACCGCTACCGCGCCGTGGTCTGGCTCTATCTCGCCGAGGAGCTACGGCTGTTCGCGGCCGACGACAGGAACGCCCCGTTGCTGACCGGGCGTACGCCCGAGGGGCTCCGCAGCCAGCTCGACGCCGGCGTCGACCTGCGTCCGCGCAACTGGCGTGCCCGGCACCTGGGTTTCCTGCTCCGCCAGGCCGAAGACCCCTGGGCGCGTGCCGGGGCCGTGGCGTCGCTGCTCGACCCGCTCCATGTGTCGCAGGTCGTCCAGGACCCCTACGACCGCTCCCACCTGAACAGGTTCCGCCGGCCGGCGCCCTCCCACGGGGCCCCGGGGTCACCGGCCGCCCACATCGCGGAAGAGCTGACGACGGCGCGGGACGCGGACGAGATCGCCTGGTTGCAGGCGGATCTGACCCGGCTGACGGACGAGGCACGGCACCACCGGCCGGCACCCCGCCCCGCCCCTCGCCGCCCCGCCCCGGCTCATCGCACGCCCCGGGCCGCCGAGCCCGCCCGCCGGACGTCCCGTGGCCTGCTCGGCCGGTGGCGCCGCAGAGACCGGTGACCTACAGCGCCCGGAACAACCCCTCCTGGACGACGGACACCAGCATCCGCCCCTCCAGGTCGTAGATCCGGCCCCGGGCCAGGCCCCGGCCACCCGTGGCGATCGGCGACTCCTGGTCGTACAGGAACCACTCGTCCGCCCGGAACGGGCGGTGGAACCACATGGCGTGGTCCAGCGACGCCATGTCGAAGCCGCGCGGACCCCACAGCGGTTCCACCGGGATCCGCACGGCGTCCAGGAGGGTCATGTCACTGGCGTAGGTCAGGGCGCAGGTGTGGACGAGCGGATCGTCACCGAGCGGGCCGACCGCGCGCATCCACACCGCGCTGCGCGGCTCGGCGCCCTCGACCTCCGCGGGATCCCAGCGCAGCCGGTCCACATAGCGGATGTCGAAGGGCTGGCGGCGCGCCATCCGCTCCAACTGCTCCGGCAGCGCGCCCAGGTGCTCACGGATCTCCTCCGTGACCGTCGGCAGCGACTCCGGGTCCGGGACCTCGCGGGCCGGCGGCAGCTGGTGTTCGAAACTCCCCTGTTCAGGCTGGTGGAAGGAGGCGGTGAGATTGAAGATCGTGCGGCCCTGCTGCACCGCGGTGACCCGCCGGGTCGTGAACGACCGGCCGTCCCGCACCCGTTCGACCTGGTACACGATCGGCACCCCGGGCCTGCCGGGGCGCAGGAAGTACGCGTGCAGCGAGTGCACGGGGCGGTCGCCCTCCGTGGTGCGGCCGGCGGCGACCAGGGCCTGGCCGGCGACCTGGCCGCCGAAGACCCGCTGGAGGGATTCCTGCGGGCTGCGGCCACGGAAGATGTTGACCTCGATCTGCTCCAGGTCGAGCAGGTCGACGAGGCTCTCGGCCGGGTTCGTCATGGGTGGCGTTCTCCTGTGCTCACAACTGGCCGACGTCGGTGACACGGACGACCGCGCGGCCCTCCGCGTCGGAGGCGGTGAGATCGACTTCGGCGCTGATGCCCCAGTCGTGGTCGCCGTTCGGGTCGTCGAAGATCTGCCGGACCCGCCACAGCCCGTTGTCCGGCTGCTCCTCGATCAGCAGCAGCTTCGGCCCGCGGGCGTCGGGGCCGGTACCGAGCTCCTCGTACTCGTCCCAGTACCTGTCCATTGCCTCGCCCCAGGCACCGGCGTCCCAGCCGGCCTCGGCGTCCAGTTCGCCCAGCTCCTCCACCTGGTCCAGGGCGGCGAGCTCGACCCGGCGGAACATGGCGTTGCGGACCAGCACCCGGAAGGCGCGCGCGTTGGCGGTGACCGGCTTGACCTGGTCGGCCTTCTCCTGCGCCTCCTCGGCGGTCATCTCCTCCGGATTGGCCAGCTGCTCCCACTCGTCGAGGAGGCTGGAGTCGACCTGGCGCACCATCTCGCCCAGCCAGGCGATCAGATCCTCCAGGTCCTCCGACTTCAGGTCGTCCGGGATGGTGTGTTCCAGCGCCTTGTAGGCGCTGGCGAGGTACCGCAGCACGATGCCCTCGGTGCGGGCCAGCTCGTAGTGGGACACCAGCTCCGTGAAGGACATCGCCCGCTCGTACATGTCCCGCACCACGGACTTCGGCGACAGCGGATGATCACCGACCCAGGGGTGGCTCTTGCGGTAGGTGTCGTACGCGTGGAAGAGCAGCTCCTCCAGCGGCTTGGGGTAGGTGACGTCCTGGAGGCGCTCCATGCGCTCCTCGTACTCCACGCCGTCGGCCTTCATCGCGGCGACGGCCTCACCACGCGCCTTGTTCTGCTGGGCGGCGAGGATCTGGCGCGGGTCGTCCAGCGTGGACTCCACGACGGACACCATGTCCAGCGCGTACGACGGCGACTCGGGCTCCAGCAGTTCGAACGCGGCGAGCGCGAACGTGGACAGCGGCTGGTTCAGCGCGAAGTCCTGCTGGAGGTCCACGGTGAGGCGGACGATGCGGCCCTCGGCGTCCGGCCGGTCGAGCTTCTCGACGATGCCGCCGTCCAGCAGCGAGCGGTAGATGGCGATCGCCCGCCGGATGTGCCGCAGCTGCTGCTTGCGCGGCTCGTGGTTGTCCTCCAGCAGCCGTCGCATCGCCTCGAAGGCGTTGCCGGGCCGGGCGATCACCGACAGCAGCATGGTGTGTGTGACCCGGAAACGGGAGGTCAGCGGCTCCGGCTCGGAGACGATGAGCTTCTCGAAGGTCTGCTCGGTCCAGCCGACGAAGCCCTCGGGCGCCTTCTTGCGCACGACCTTGCGGCGCTTCTTCGGGTCGTCGCCGGCCTTGGCGAGCGCCTTCTCGTTCTCGATGACGTGCTCGGGGGCCTGGGCCACCACGAAGCCCTCGGTGTCGAAGCCGGCGCGTCCGGCGCGGCCCGCGATCTGGTGGAACTCACGGGCCCGCAGGGTGCGCACGCGGTTGCCGTCGTACTTGGTCAGGGCCGTGAACAGCACCGTGCGGATGGGCACGTTGACGCCCACGCCGAGGGTGTCGGTGCCGCAGATGACCTTCAGCAGACCCGCCTGCGCGAGCTTCTCCACCAGCCGCCGGTACTTCGGCAGCATGCCGGCGTGGTGCACACCGATGCCGTGCCGGACGTAGCGGGACAGGTTGCGGCCGAACTTGGTGGTGAAGCGGAAGTTGCCGATGAGTTCGGCGATCCTGTCCTTCTCCTCGCGCGTGCACATGTTGATGCTCATCAGCGCCTGCGCCCGCTCCACCGCCTGCGCCTGCGTGAAGTGCACGATGTAGACGGGGGCCTGGCGGGCGCCCAGCAGTTCGGTGAGCGTCTCGGTGAGCGGTGTGTACCGGTACTCGTAGGACAGCGGAACGGGCCGGGTCGCCGAGCGGACCACGGCGGTGGGGCGGCCGGTGCGGCGGGCCAGGTCCTTCTCGAAGAACGAGACGTCGCCGAGCGTCGCCGACATCAGCACGAACTGCGCCTGCGGCAGCTCCAGCAGGGGGATCTGC is a window from the Streptomyces capillispiralis genome containing:
- a CDS encoding DUF6397 family protein, with product MPGHRTTTHQTTTDQTTTHHTETHHTGTYDATVTVPAEGAAADRDTWVTTGRAARELGLKRTEFDLAVQLGRIRAAPDGGGGRRVERAEIERLRAGPGFPESLRRSVRALGTTEGAALMEVTKTRFTRLARLGLLVPVTFYPNRYRAVVWLYLAEELRLFAADDRNAPLLTGRTPEGLRSQLDAGVDLRPRNWRARHLGFLLRQAEDPWARAGAVASLLDPLHVSQVVQDPYDRSHLNRFRRPAPSHGAPGSPAAHIAEELTTARDADEIAWLQADLTRLTDEARHHRPAPRPAPRRPAPAHRTPRAAEPARRTSRGLLGRWRRRDR
- a CDS encoding DEAD/DEAH box helicase, with the translated sequence MTLIDQLPPTADPDALYEAFESWARERGLTLYPHQEEALIEAVSGANVIVSTPTGSGKSMIAAGAHFAALARDEVTFYTAPIKALVSEKFFELCKIFGTENVGMLTGDASVNADAPVICCTAEVLASIALRDGKDADVGQVVMDEFHFYAEGDRGWAWQIPLLELPQAQFVLMSATLGDVSFFEKDLARRTGRPTAVVRSATRPVPLSYEYRYTPLTETLTELLGARQAPVYIVHFTQAQAVERAQALMSINMCTREEKDRIAELIGNFRFTTKFGRNLSRYVRHGIGVHHAGMLPKYRRLVEKLAQAGLLKVICGTDTLGVGVNVPIRTVLFTALTKYDGNRVRTLRAREFHQIAGRAGRAGFDTEGFVVAQAPEHVIENEKALAKAGDDPKKRRKVVRKKAPEGFVGWTEQTFEKLIVSEPEPLTSRFRVTHTMLLSVIARPGNAFEAMRRLLEDNHEPRKQQLRHIRRAIAIYRSLLDGGIVEKLDRPDAEGRIVRLTVDLQQDFALNQPLSTFALAAFELLEPESPSYALDMVSVVESTLDDPRQILAAQQNKARGEAVAAMKADGVEYEERMERLQDVTYPKPLEELLFHAYDTYRKSHPWVGDHPLSPKSVVRDMYERAMSFTELVSHYELARTEGIVLRYLASAYKALEHTIPDDLKSEDLEDLIAWLGEMVRQVDSSLLDEWEQLANPEEMTAEEAQEKADQVKPVTANARAFRVLVRNAMFRRVELAALDQVEELGELDAEAGWDAGAWGEAMDRYWDEYEELGTGPDARGPKLLLIEEQPDNGLWRVRQIFDDPNGDHDWGISAEVDLTASDAEGRAVVRVTDVGQL
- a CDS encoding acyl-CoA thioesterase yields the protein MTNPAESLVDLLDLEQIEVNIFRGRSPQESLQRVFGGQVAGQALVAAGRTTEGDRPVHSLHAYFLRPGRPGVPIVYQVERVRDGRSFTTRRVTAVQQGRTIFNLTASFHQPEQGSFEHQLPPAREVPDPESLPTVTEEIREHLGALPEQLERMARRQPFDIRYVDRLRWDPAEVEGAEPRSAVWMRAVGPLGDDPLVHTCALTYASDMTLLDAVRIPVEPLWGPRGFDMASLDHAMWFHRPFRADEWFLYDQESPIATGGRGLARGRIYDLEGRMLVSVVQEGLFRAL